GATCAGCGCCGTGATCGTCGCGCGCACTTCCTGCGCTTTCGACGGATCGCCGCCTGCCTGCTCTTCGATCACGCGTTCAAGCAGACTGACCGCGAAGGTCACGCCGGCCGCCTTGATCGCCTGCACGTCGCAGGGCGCAAGCAGGCGCGGCGTCGAAGCATCGCTGCGGCCCGCGAGCGCCGCATCGATCAGCGCGCTGACCGGGCCGAGCGCCTCGCCGGGCGCGTTGCGCGCCACGTCGACCGCATCGTCGCGATCGAAAAGATCGGCGGTAGTGGGCACCGTTTTCGTGATGTCGAACACATGGCCGCCGCGCACGGCGACCACGCACGGACCTTCGTGCGCGCCGTCGCGGCGCCAGACGCGGCCAATCAGCAAGGCCTCGTCGAGATCTTCAGGCAGACAGGCAGAGGCGGAAATCTTTTGCATGGGCGTCTTGGATCTGGCTTGTAGGAAGGGAGTCCTATCGTAGAGGCCCGTCGCGCCAAAGTCCAACCTTACGCGTCGGGCGGACGCTGCCACCTCCAACCCAGGAGGCGGTGCAAAACGAATCGCATCTAGCCGATGCAGCGTGCGCGTTCGCCAGCCTGTTCCGATGCACCGGTCTCGCGCCGCCACGCATGATGATGCAACGCAGCGTTGAACTTCTCCGCCGGCCATGCCGCGCCGAGCGCCTCTCTGATCAACGCCTGCTGGCTCGGCGGCGCAAGGCCGTTGAGCGGCGGATCGCGATCGAGATTGGTCGGAAACGGATAGCCTTCCGCGCAACTCGCGATGACCGCCTCGAGTTGCGCCGCACTGAGGCGCGCGTGCGCGACGCAATCGCGCAACACCGGATAGATCGCCGCGCACATCGCAACGCGGTCGACCGACTCCATCGCGCGCCCGTAGGCGGACGATATTTGCAGCAGGTTCGCCATGCGCGCGACATCCGCCGTGCGATTCTCGCCGGCCGCATGGAACAGCGCGGGATTGAAAAACAGCGCGTCACCCTTCTCGAGCGGCAGTTGCACGCAATGCGCTTCGAAGTACTCGCGGAAGTCGGCGCGCCGCCATGCGAGATAGCCGGGCGCGTAGCGCTGCGAATATGGCAGCAGTTTGGTCGGCCCGCTTTCGATCGGCATATCGACGTGCGCGATCGCGCCTTGCAGCGTCAGAAACGGCGACATCGTATGCACGTGTGCGGGAAAACGCTGCGCTTCGTCGACGGTCTGAAAGCCGAGGTGATAGTCGCGATGCGCCTGCTGTGCCGCGCCGCCCGGCCGCACGACATTGATCTGCGACGTCATCTGATACTGCGGGCCGAGCCATGCATCGGCCACGGCCGCGACGAACACGTTCGCGTAGTAGCGCGCGAAAACGTCAGGCGAACGA
The genomic region above belongs to Paraburkholderia edwinii and contains:
- a CDS encoding phytanoyl-CoA dioxygenase family protein encodes the protein MRGDDLPARAAPLPSPQPAPRTDGYREDACSVADFAAQIAEGQRAQRTEFAHAMPHGIALYDCGALRHTLEDPAARAQLLAEWVHVLHDGAGAIVLRHAYDDTVPIDEATALFEAIIRDERARGGAGGDHFAKAGANDRIWNALEKLCLRSPDVFARYYANVFVAAVADAWLGPQYQMTSQINVVRPGGAAQQAHRDYHLGFQTVDEAQRFPAHVHTMSPFLTLQGAIAHVDMPIESGPTKLLPYSQRYAPGYLAWRRADFREYFEAHCVQLPLEKGDALFFNPALFHAAGENRTADVARMANLLQISSAYGRAMESVDRVAMCAAIYPVLRDCVAHARLSAAQLEAVIASCAEGYPFPTNLDRDPPLNGLAPPSQQALIREALGAAWPAEKFNAALHHHAWRRETGASEQAGERARCIG